One segment of Arcanobacterium haemolyticum DSM 20595 DNA contains the following:
- the ypfJ gene encoding KPN_02809 family neutral zinc metallopeptidase, translating to MSFNNDITLDTSGTRRGGGGKVAAGGIGGLGLAGVLIYFLFTGQLPPLETIIGSAQQSQTSQQSQSSLEQECRSGKDANTKVECRMVAGQNSINEMWNAQLPKDTGIKHKTPGFTLFSNGVNTACGTASSQQGPFFCPGDDTIYIDVSFFNQLERLGAKNAPLAQLYILAHEWGHHIQLQTGVLQQIDHRSSGPQSSMVRSELQADCLAGAWIHHASTTVDPDTGIPFMKQPTDAELTSALEAASAVGDDHIAEISGRRANPDNFSHGSAAKRLEWLKVGIENGTYNACDTWSVPTP from the coding sequence ATGAGTTTTAATAATGACATCACGCTAGATACGTCAGGAACTCGCCGTGGAGGCGGGGGAAAAGTTGCAGCAGGCGGAATCGGTGGTCTAGGACTTGCCGGTGTGCTCATCTATTTCCTTTTCACGGGGCAACTACCACCACTTGAAACAATCATCGGTTCTGCGCAACAATCACAAACCTCACAACAAAGCCAAAGTTCATTAGAACAGGAATGCCGTTCAGGCAAAGATGCGAACACTAAAGTTGAATGCCGGATGGTTGCTGGGCAAAATTCCATTAACGAAATGTGGAATGCTCAGCTACCAAAAGATACGGGGATCAAACACAAAACGCCTGGCTTCACGCTCTTCTCCAATGGAGTAAACACCGCGTGTGGCACCGCCTCATCTCAACAAGGTCCGTTCTTCTGCCCAGGCGATGACACGATTTATATTGACGTTTCTTTCTTCAACCAGCTAGAACGCCTAGGAGCGAAGAACGCGCCTTTGGCTCAACTCTACATTTTGGCACACGAATGGGGCCACCATATTCAGCTTCAAACAGGCGTACTACAACAAATCGATCACCGTTCATCTGGCCCCCAATCCTCCATGGTTCGTTCTGAACTCCAGGCTGATTGTTTAGCTGGTGCTTGGATTCACCACGCATCTACCACGGTGGATCCAGATACTGGCATCCCTTTTATGAAGCAACCAACAGATGCCGAACTCACGTCAGCTCTTGAAGCAGCATCAGCCGTTGGCGATGATCATATCGCTGAAATTTCTGGCCGCCGCGCGAATCCAGATAACTTCTCTCACGGTTCAGCAGCGAAACGGCTTGAATGGCTCAAAGTTGGCATCGAAAACGGCACATACAACGCGTGCGATACATGGAGCGTTCCCACCCCGTAA
- a CDS encoding metal-sulfur cluster assembly factor — translation MTDSQVTVEELEEALRDVIDPELGINIVDLGLLYGLTIDGDSAVADMTLTSAACPLTDVIEEQAAMAVANLVKEFRINWVWLPPWGPDRITEDGRDQLRALGFNV, via the coding sequence ATGACCGATTCTCAGGTCACAGTTGAAGAGCTAGAAGAAGCCCTTCGCGATGTGATTGATCCCGAACTGGGGATTAACATCGTTGATCTTGGCTTGTTGTATGGGCTAACGATTGATGGCGATTCGGCGGTTGCTGATATGACATTGACATCGGCGGCATGCCCGCTGACTGACGTCATTGAAGAACAAGCCGCGATGGCCGTGGCTAACCTAGTGAAAGAATTCCGGATTAATTGGGTGTGGCTTCCACCATGGGGCCCAGATCGGATTACGGAAGATGGCCGAGACCAGCTACGTGCTCTCGGATTTAACGTCTGA
- the sufU gene encoding Fe-S cluster assembly sulfur transfer protein SufU, with amino-acid sequence MSDLDQMYQQIILDASRERHGEGHLDDAGGESFQVNPTCGDQATMRVKLSSDGSRLEKVAWEGQGCSISQASLSIMHDLVEGKTIEEFDELFDAFRDMMDQRGLEMDDDLADLLDDASAFQGVSKFPMRIKCALLGWMALRDATDQALQDQQ; translated from the coding sequence ATGAGCGATCTTGATCAGATGTACCAACAGATTATTCTTGATGCTTCGCGTGAACGGCACGGTGAGGGGCATCTGGATGACGCTGGGGGAGAGTCTTTCCAAGTGAACCCAACGTGTGGCGATCAGGCCACGATGCGAGTGAAGTTGTCTAGTGACGGCTCGCGTTTAGAAAAGGTTGCGTGGGAAGGTCAAGGTTGTTCGATTTCGCAGGCTTCCTTGTCTATCATGCACGATTTAGTTGAGGGCAAAACTATTGAAGAATTCGACGAATTGTTCGATGCTTTCCGTGACATGATGGATCAGCGTGGACTTGAGATGGACGACGACCTTGCCGATCTTCTCGACGATGCTTCTGCCTTCCAAGGAGTGTCCAAATTCCCGATGCGTATTAAGTGTGCGTTGTTAGGTTGGATGGCGTTGCGTGACGCTACTGATCAGGCATTGCAGGATCAGCAGTAA
- a CDS encoding aminotransferase class V-fold PLP-dependent enzyme, protein MISARVARADFPILGRDAHDGVPLVYLDSAATSQKPSVVMETVAEQELMHNGAVNRGSHILAAESTIAVEDARAKVAAFVGAFPDEISWTKNSTEALNAVAYTFVNESLDARRGKKTPFALREGDNIVVTRAEHHANLIPWQEVCRKLGVELRWLDLMPDGQIALGTLSVIDGHTRVVAFTHISNVTGAISPVETIVAAARAVGAFVVLDACQSTPHIPVDFHQVDPDFAVFSGHKMMGPTGIGALYVKRELGRRMPPFLTGGSMVELVTMEKTTFAMPPARFEAGTQPVAQIVGFGAAVDYLSTVGMKTVAEHEKALTAYTLEQMRNLDGIRILGPVSAEDRVGVIAFDVSGVHPHDVGQILDASGVAIRVGHHCAQPIHQHFGVFASSRVSFGPYNTEDDVNVFLEGLARVRSYFGVEG, encoded by the coding sequence GTGATTAGTGCACGAGTTGCACGGGCGGATTTCCCCATCTTGGGCCGTGATGCTCACGATGGGGTACCTCTCGTTTACCTTGATTCTGCTGCCACGTCGCAAAAACCATCTGTGGTGATGGAAACGGTTGCAGAACAAGAACTGATGCATAACGGCGCTGTGAATCGCGGTTCGCATATATTGGCGGCTGAATCAACGATTGCGGTTGAGGATGCGCGCGCGAAGGTGGCCGCGTTTGTGGGGGCGTTCCCTGACGAAATTTCGTGGACCAAGAATTCAACAGAAGCATTGAATGCTGTTGCGTACACGTTTGTGAATGAATCGCTTGACGCGCGGAGAGGGAAAAAGACTCCGTTTGCGTTGCGCGAAGGCGATAATATAGTGGTCACTCGCGCTGAACACCATGCGAACCTGATCCCGTGGCAAGAGGTGTGCCGCAAGCTGGGCGTGGAGTTGCGCTGGCTGGATCTAATGCCTGACGGGCAGATTGCTCTTGGCACGCTTAGCGTGATTGATGGGCATACGCGAGTTGTGGCGTTCACACACATTTCCAACGTGACGGGCGCGATTTCTCCTGTGGAAACGATCGTTGCGGCGGCACGTGCAGTCGGTGCATTTGTTGTGTTGGATGCCTGCCAGTCCACTCCGCATATTCCGGTGGATTTTCACCAGGTGGATCCAGATTTTGCCGTTTTTTCTGGGCATAAGATGATGGGGCCAACGGGGATTGGGGCGCTGTATGTGAAGCGTGAGTTGGGGCGGCGTATGCCTCCGTTCTTGACTGGCGGTTCGATGGTGGAATTAGTGACGATGGAGAAAACCACGTTTGCTATGCCACCAGCGCGTTTTGAGGCTGGGACTCAGCCAGTGGCTCAGATCGTTGGATTTGGGGCTGCGGTTGATTATCTTTCCACAGTTGGCATGAAGACGGTTGCCGAACATGAGAAGGCGTTGACTGCGTATACGTTGGAACAGATGCGCAACCTGGATGGGATTCGTATTTTGGGGCCAGTTTCTGCGGAAGATCGCGTGGGCGTGATTGCGTTCGACGTTTCGGGGGTTCATCCTCACGACGTCGGGCAGATTCTTGATGCTTCTGGCGTTGCGATCCGTGTGGGGCACCATTGTGCTCAGCCGATTCATCAGCATTTCGGCGTTTTCGCGTCGTCACGAGTATCGTTCGGCCCGTATAATACGGAAGATGATGTGAACGTATTCCTTGAGGGGCTGGCGCGTGTGCGCTCGTACTTTGGGGTGGAAGGATAG
- the sufC gene encoding Fe-S cluster assembly ATPase SufC yields MSTLDIKNLHVSVETAEGPKQILRGVNLTINSGEIHAIMGPNGSGKSTLSYAIAGHPKYTITEGDILLDGENIAEMSADERARAGVFLAMQYPVEVTGVTVTNFLRTAKTAIDGEAPKLREWVKTMKKAMADLKIDDDFASRDVNVGFSGGEKKRVETLQLEMLKPKFAVLDETDSGLDVDALRLVSEGVNRVHESTQNGVLLITHYTRILNYIKPDFVHVFVDGRVAESGGPELAAVLEAEGYEKYEG; encoded by the coding sequence GTGTCTACGCTCGACATTAAGAACCTGCACGTTTCCGTTGAAACAGCAGAAGGCCCGAAGCAGATCCTTCGCGGCGTAAACCTCACCATCAACTCCGGCGAAATCCACGCGATTATGGGCCCGAACGGGTCCGGAAAATCCACCCTGTCCTACGCCATCGCAGGCCACCCGAAGTACACCATCACCGAAGGCGACATCCTGCTTGACGGCGAAAACATCGCCGAAATGTCTGCCGATGAACGCGCCCGCGCTGGCGTTTTCTTGGCCATGCAGTACCCAGTTGAAGTGACTGGCGTGACCGTGACCAACTTCCTGCGCACCGCCAAGACCGCGATCGACGGCGAAGCACCAAAGTTGCGCGAATGGGTCAAGACCATGAAGAAGGCCATGGCCGATCTGAAGATCGACGACGACTTCGCGTCCCGCGATGTGAACGTCGGCTTTTCCGGCGGTGAAAAGAAGCGCGTTGAAACGCTCCAGCTGGAAATGCTCAAGCCAAAGTTCGCCGTGCTTGATGAAACGGATTCCGGCTTGGACGTGGATGCACTTCGGTTGGTTTCAGAAGGCGTTAACCGCGTTCACGAATCCACTCAGAATGGCGTTCTGCTGATCACCCACTACACCCGCATCCTCAACTACATCAAGCCTGATTTTGTGCATGTGTTCGTTGATGGCCGCGTGGCTGAATCTGGCGGGCCAGAACTTGCTGCAGTACTGGAAGCAGAAGGCTACGAAAAGTACGAAGGCTAA
- a CDS encoding Rieske (2Fe-2S) protein — MPDIRVCATSQVEPGNVEGFELSTPDGAPLSVAVIHTESGRWFASQNRCSHGRFKLSEGWVEDDTIECTRHGAAFDLATGDVITPPATQPITTYPVTLDGTDVYITI; from the coding sequence ATGCCTGACATTCGGGTATGCGCAACCTCCCAAGTAGAACCCGGAAACGTGGAAGGATTCGAACTTTCCACGCCAGACGGTGCCCCACTATCCGTGGCAGTAATTCATACAGAAAGCGGGCGCTGGTTCGCATCGCAAAACCGTTGCTCGCACGGGCGGTTCAAACTCTCCGAAGGATGGGTGGAAGATGACACGATCGAATGCACGCGCCACGGCGCCGCATTCGACCTGGCCACCGGCGATGTCATCACACCACCCGCAACCCAGCCGATCACCACTTATCCAGTGACATTAGACGGCACAGACGTCTATATCACCATCTAA
- the sufD gene encoding Fe-S cluster assembly protein SufD, with translation MSQVMNSRADRALSFDLEAFPIPHGREEDWRFTPIEKIDDFFTGATDETPAVTVTGDARYELIARDDSRLGRVSPPEDRTSVVEWNAFTQAHAITLPRDTKLEHETVIAVTGQGNTDVAPLHVYVEAESHSEGIVVLTHNGTGRINEGVEIVVGDGAHLTFVTVQEWDEGTVHTASNRIRIGRDATLKHIVVSLGGSLVRVVSSVEYSAPGANVNMLGAYFVDGGQHIENRLLVDHSVPNAISNVTYKGALQGTDAHSVWVGDVLIRPEGTGTNTYELNRNLLLTRGARADSVPNLEIETGEIEGAGHASATGRFDDEQLFYLMSRGISEDEARRLVVRGFFAELIQQIGVEQVEAKLMQAIEAELDLTMGCADNA, from the coding sequence ATGTCGCAAGTAATGAACTCTCGCGCAGATCGCGCACTCTCATTCGATCTCGAAGCATTCCCAATCCCACACGGGCGCGAAGAAGATTGGCGCTTCACCCCGATCGAAAAAATCGACGACTTCTTCACAGGCGCCACAGACGAAACACCTGCCGTTACCGTGACCGGTGACGCTCGCTACGAACTCATCGCACGTGACGATTCGCGACTCGGCCGCGTATCTCCACCAGAAGATCGCACCTCCGTTGTTGAATGGAACGCGTTCACCCAGGCACACGCCATCACCCTCCCACGCGATACCAAACTCGAACACGAAACCGTGATCGCAGTGACCGGGCAGGGAAACACTGACGTTGCACCACTTCACGTATACGTTGAAGCAGAATCGCATTCAGAAGGAATCGTCGTCCTTACCCACAACGGAACTGGGCGAATCAACGAAGGTGTGGAAATCGTCGTCGGCGATGGAGCCCACCTCACGTTTGTTACCGTTCAAGAATGGGACGAAGGCACAGTACACACCGCCTCCAACCGAATCCGTATAGGACGCGACGCAACCCTGAAACACATCGTGGTTTCCCTAGGAGGATCGCTCGTACGCGTGGTGTCCTCCGTAGAATACTCCGCACCGGGAGCGAACGTGAATATGCTCGGCGCCTACTTCGTAGATGGTGGCCAACACATAGAAAACCGACTCCTCGTGGATCACAGCGTGCCAAACGCAATCTCCAACGTCACCTACAAAGGTGCGCTACAAGGAACCGACGCCCACTCTGTGTGGGTAGGCGATGTTCTCATCCGCCCAGAAGGAACCGGAACTAATACGTACGAACTCAACCGCAACCTCCTCCTTACCCGTGGAGCACGCGCAGATTCCGTACCAAATCTTGAAATCGAAACAGGCGAAATCGAAGGCGCCGGCCACGCATCTGCAACCGGCCGATTCGACGACGAGCAACTCTTCTACCTCATGTCCCGAGGCATCTCAGAAGACGAAGCCCGGCGCCTCGTAGTTCGCGGCTTCTTCGCTGAACTCATCCAACAAATCGGTGTGGAACAGGTGGAAGCGAAACTCATGCAAGCCATCGAAGCCGAACTCGATCTAACAATGGGGTGTGCAGATAATGCCTGA
- the sufB gene encoding Fe-S cluster assembly protein SufB, producing the protein MGSQEQLTQEETIEAIGGSYQYGWHDTDTAGASAKRGLNEDVVRDISERKGEPEWMLKKRLKSLKLFERRPMPTWGADLGKIDFDSIKYYVKSTEGQATSWEDLPEDIKNTYDRLGIPEAEKARLVAGVAAQYESEVVYHKIREDLEEQGVIFLDTDTGLREHPEIFQEYFGTAIPLGDNKFASLNSAVWSGGSFVYVPKGVHVEIPLQAYFRINTENMGQFERTLIIADEGSYVHYVEGCTAPIYSSDSLHSAVVEIFVKKNARVRYTTIQNWSNNVFNLVTKRAMVEEGGTMEWIDGNIGSKVTMKYPAVYLTGEHARGETLSIAFAGEGQYQDTGSKMVHMAPNTSSSIVSKSVARGGGRSAYRGLVQIEENAHNSKSNVLCDALLVDSISRSDTYPYVDVRVDDVEMGHEATVSKVSEDQLFYLMSRGIEETDAMAMIVRGFVEPIARELPMEYALELNRLIELQMEGSVG; encoded by the coding sequence ATGGGTTCACAAGAACAGCTAACCCAAGAAGAAACTATCGAAGCCATTGGAGGCTCGTACCAGTATGGGTGGCATGACACCGATACAGCTGGTGCTTCAGCAAAACGTGGTTTGAATGAAGACGTCGTTCGCGATATTTCTGAACGTAAGGGCGAACCAGAATGGATGCTGAAGAAGCGTTTGAAGTCGCTGAAGCTCTTCGAACGCCGTCCGATGCCAACCTGGGGCGCAGATCTTGGCAAAATCGATTTCGATTCGATCAAGTACTACGTGAAGTCCACAGAAGGTCAAGCAACCTCCTGGGAAGATCTCCCTGAAGACATCAAGAACACGTACGATCGGCTAGGCATCCCAGAAGCTGAAAAAGCACGCCTGGTTGCCGGTGTTGCAGCCCAGTACGAATCGGAAGTCGTTTACCACAAGATTCGTGAAGATCTTGAAGAACAAGGCGTTATCTTCCTCGATACCGATACCGGCCTACGCGAACATCCAGAAATCTTCCAAGAATACTTCGGTACAGCAATTCCATTAGGTGACAACAAGTTCGCCTCCTTAAATTCGGCAGTCTGGTCTGGCGGCTCCTTCGTCTACGTCCCTAAGGGCGTTCACGTGGAGATCCCACTTCAGGCATACTTCCGTATCAACACTGAGAACATGGGGCAGTTCGAACGTACGCTTATCATCGCTGACGAAGGCTCCTACGTTCACTACGTCGAAGGCTGCACAGCTCCAATCTACTCATCGGATTCGCTGCACTCCGCCGTCGTTGAAATCTTCGTCAAAAAGAACGCGCGAGTCCGTTACACAACCATCCAAAACTGGTCCAACAACGTCTTTAACCTGGTCACGAAGCGTGCAATGGTCGAAGAAGGCGGAACCATGGAATGGATCGATGGCAACATCGGTTCCAAAGTGACCATGAAGTACCCAGCCGTCTACCTCACGGGCGAACACGCACGCGGCGAAACGCTGTCGATCGCATTCGCAGGCGAGGGCCAATACCAGGACACCGGTTCGAAGATGGTTCACATGGCGCCGAATACGTCGTCGTCGATCGTGTCGAAGTCTGTTGCGCGCGGGGGTGGACGCTCCGCATACCGTGGCCTCGTTCAAATCGAAGAAAATGCACACAATTCGAAGTCAAACGTGCTGTGTGACGCACTCTTGGTTGATTCTATTTCCCGCTCTGATACATACCCGTACGTGGACGTACGTGTGGATGACGTCGAAATGGGCCACGAAGCAACCGTATCCAAAGTGTCTGAAGACCAACTCTTCTACCTCATGTCCCGAGGTATCGAAGAAACTGACGCCATGGCGATGATCGTGCGTGGCTTCGTTGAACCAATCGCACGCGAACTTCCGATGGAATACGCACTCGAATTGAATCGACTAATCGAACTTCAGATGGAAGGATCCGTCGGCTGA
- a CDS encoding helix-turn-helix transcriptional regulator codes for MTDGEDVGTCEQILRLIVERGPITAGELARILVLTPAAVRRHISSLVADDLIQTHEGNSQGPARRGRPSRRYVATAAGQELLGQGYADLANQALAFLRNELGNEGVAEFVQARTQKLESRYRSILERSGESTAEKSATLAEALTKDGFVATLRRGGPHALAIQLCQGHCPIQEVAKDFPEMCEAETQAFARLLGVPIQRLSTLASGGHVCTTNILLGIPQNLRPRHGSQRITPEESGDREGNK; via the coding sequence ATGACTGACGGAGAAGATGTAGGGACCTGCGAACAGATCCTACGCTTGATCGTTGAACGTGGTCCGATCACAGCAGGTGAACTCGCACGAATCTTAGTTCTCACTCCAGCGGCAGTTCGTCGTCACATATCATCCCTGGTTGCAGATGATCTTATTCAAACTCACGAAGGAAATAGCCAAGGTCCGGCACGCCGTGGGCGCCCATCGCGCCGGTACGTCGCTACCGCGGCAGGTCAGGAACTTCTTGGCCAAGGATATGCAGATCTTGCTAACCAAGCGTTGGCATTTTTACGAAACGAACTCGGAAACGAAGGAGTGGCTGAATTCGTTCAGGCACGTACTCAAAAACTCGAATCGCGATATCGCTCTATTCTGGAACGGTCTGGTGAATCGACTGCCGAAAAATCAGCTACTCTTGCGGAAGCACTTACAAAGGATGGATTCGTCGCAACGCTTAGGCGAGGTGGGCCTCACGCGTTAGCGATCCAGTTGTGCCAAGGGCATTGCCCAATCCAGGAAGTTGCTAAAGACTTCCCGGAAATGTGTGAAGCAGAGACCCAAGCATTTGCTCGTCTCTTAGGCGTCCCAATTCAGCGCCTCTCCACGCTAGCTAGCGGTGGTCACGTGTGTACAACAAACATCCTTTTAGGTATTCCACAAAACTTGCGGCCACGTCACGGTTCGCAACGCATCACGCCGGAAGAATCTGGCGATCGGGAAGGAAATAAATGA
- a CDS encoding NUDIX domain-containing protein — translation MSTYRTVLGEIALEDVSVPDHVKVLSSTHEYSSPVFEVWNDQLEFDSGDRAFRQYMDHDDAVGIVAIRPHGDSWDVLLINQYRHAPRQMMWEIPAGLCDVAGEDKRVAAARELAEETGYEAGQWTELVDFHASAGVSNEKITIFLAEDVREATAVEFERMEEEREITVHWVNIDDVMDAIFSRHISCPTLVVGVLAAMFYVKKRG, via the coding sequence GTGAGCACCTACAGGACTGTTCTTGGTGAAATCGCGTTAGAAGACGTATCGGTACCAGATCACGTCAAAGTTTTATCATCGACGCACGAGTATTCCAGTCCCGTTTTTGAGGTGTGGAACGATCAGCTTGAGTTTGATTCGGGGGATCGTGCGTTTCGCCAGTATATGGATCATGACGACGCCGTGGGCATCGTAGCGATTCGGCCTCACGGTGATTCGTGGGACGTGTTGTTGATTAACCAGTATCGGCATGCTCCTCGGCAGATGATGTGGGAGATTCCTGCCGGGTTGTGTGATGTTGCGGGTGAAGATAAACGAGTTGCTGCTGCGCGGGAGTTGGCAGAAGAGACCGGCTATGAGGCGGGGCAATGGACCGAGCTAGTAGATTTTCATGCGTCAGCTGGTGTGAGCAACGAAAAGATCACGATCTTCTTGGCTGAAGACGTGCGTGAAGCAACTGCGGTTGAGTTTGAGCGCATGGAAGAAGAACGCGAAATAACTGTTCATTGGGTGAACATTGATGACGTTATGGACGCTATTTTCAGCCGCCATATATCCTGCCCTACGCTTGTTGTTGGGGTGCTCGCTGCAATGTTCTATGTGAAAAAACGTGGGTAA
- the murJ gene encoding murein biosynthesis integral membrane protein MurJ, with the protein MKKTSSVAGAAGIIALLTLGSRMMGLVRKLAQSWAMSDGAVAGTYDTANTVPNVLFEVAAGGALAGAVIPLVSRFMARNLRAEVSQTVTALCTWILSVSVPLAVIVILAAPSIVGFLLGDVPAEQAALGTSLLRMFAIQIPLYGISVVFSGVLQAHKQFVLPALAPLLSSIVVVGVFAWYALTVGPQIEPAEVTMAAVSLLGWGTTAGVAVFSLVQLPAVLKLVQIRIGWSFPDGVGRDTVRMGGAGLAALAAQQVAIIAIMYTTNALSDAGTFAAFNYAYAIFMVPYAVLAVPIATAVFPRISEASELGETAKLKMLVGKSTYLVLVMGSVAAVLIAVLAGPAKTVVELGNPIVGLDLALQTMALGAVGFSLLYHGARVLYGLGRPRYVVLTNTIAWAATIAVLIFANALGVSGREATLAWVGSALSIGLSVGSIVLLGILRRTSGARIIGDYGNRLVRVLPVLAVTGVAAWFGVPWIQGMTSGGIVGAFVAAACGGLGVLVPVVFVMRHDLRGKGLM; encoded by the coding sequence ATGAAGAAGACATCGTCGGTTGCGGGAGCAGCAGGCATTATCGCGCTGCTAACGTTGGGTTCGCGCATGATGGGATTGGTGCGTAAGTTAGCGCAATCGTGGGCTATGTCCGATGGTGCGGTGGCAGGTACGTACGATACAGCTAACACGGTTCCGAATGTGTTGTTTGAGGTGGCAGCAGGCGGCGCGCTTGCGGGTGCAGTGATCCCGCTGGTGTCGCGCTTCATGGCGCGCAATCTCCGGGCAGAAGTGTCGCAGACCGTCACGGCTTTGTGCACGTGGATTTTGTCTGTGTCGGTGCCGCTGGCTGTGATAGTGATACTCGCAGCCCCATCGATCGTTGGTTTCTTGCTTGGTGATGTGCCTGCTGAACAAGCCGCGTTAGGCACGAGTCTGCTACGGATGTTCGCCATCCAGATCCCGTTGTATGGCATATCGGTGGTGTTTTCCGGAGTGTTGCAGGCGCACAAGCAGTTCGTGTTGCCTGCTCTTGCGCCATTGCTATCGTCGATCGTGGTAGTTGGTGTGTTTGCCTGGTATGCGCTCACTGTTGGCCCGCAGATAGAACCTGCTGAGGTTACGATGGCCGCGGTGAGTTTGTTGGGGTGGGGGACAACTGCGGGTGTTGCCGTGTTCTCGCTTGTCCAGTTACCTGCGGTGCTCAAGTTGGTTCAGATTCGAATCGGATGGAGCTTCCCTGATGGTGTTGGGCGCGATACGGTTCGTATGGGTGGCGCTGGTTTGGCTGCGCTGGCGGCTCAACAGGTTGCGATTATTGCGATTATGTACACCACGAATGCGTTGTCTGACGCCGGCACGTTTGCCGCGTTTAACTATGCGTATGCGATTTTCATGGTTCCGTATGCTGTGTTGGCTGTCCCGATTGCTACTGCGGTGTTTCCACGGATTTCCGAAGCGAGCGAACTGGGGGAGACAGCGAAGCTGAAAATGTTGGTTGGGAAATCGACTTACCTTGTACTGGTCATGGGGAGTGTTGCGGCAGTGTTGATTGCCGTGTTGGCTGGTCCAGCTAAGACTGTGGTTGAGTTGGGTAATCCGATCGTGGGCTTGGATCTTGCGTTACAGACGATGGCATTAGGAGCTGTCGGTTTTTCGCTTCTATATCACGGTGCTCGCGTCCTGTATGGTTTGGGACGCCCGCGTTATGTGGTGTTGACGAACACGATTGCGTGGGCGGCCACGATTGCCGTGTTGATTTTTGCGAATGCGCTAGGAGTTTCTGGGCGTGAGGCTACATTGGCGTGGGTTGGTAGTGCGCTGTCGATTGGCTTAAGCGTCGGTTCAATTGTTTTGTTAGGGATTCTTCGGCGGACGAGCGGTGCACGGATCATTGGCGATTATGGGAATCGTTTGGTTCGAGTTTTACCTGTACTCGCTGTGACAGGCGTGGCTGCATGGTTTGGCGTGCCGTGGATTCAGGGTATGACTAGTGGTGGCATTGTGGGTGCGTTTGTTGCGGCTGCGTGCGGTGGGCTTGGAGTGCTGGTGCCAGTAGTTTTCGTGATGCGGCATGATTTGCGTGGAAAGGGTTTGATGTGA
- a CDS encoding copper transporter, whose protein sequence is MVDFRYHLVSLGAVFIALAVGIILGAGPLQNSIGNVLNSQVQALSEANSRLKNETSELRKSIAQQEAAWTDVAPTLVSGTLTGRSVAIVALPGTNTEQIVATTERLTQAGASVNMQVTLNNVWTAADQTAYRTTFASQLASYIEGAEQGADANTMMADALRQLTVKGTGFGQNATLRDIFTGSERPMMTIAVTNEAEAQAVVFIAPDTDQAEIDKKAAKNSEVQAQATYDAQTYAELAARFAKHIPTVVAGVADSPADVARVVRDAGSASTVDNLNESLAIGTVNVVMAVAAELNDSLVHLGFDDGAGAPLSPRVESVKPADNPPAAGEAPAQEQPAA, encoded by the coding sequence ATGGTTGACTTTCGTTATCACCTCGTCTCGCTTGGCGCAGTATTTATCGCCCTTGCTGTTGGTATTATTTTGGGCGCCGGCCCGTTGCAGAATTCGATCGGCAACGTGTTGAACTCTCAAGTTCAGGCGCTATCTGAAGCGAATTCGCGGCTCAAAAATGAGACCAGCGAACTTCGTAAGAGCATTGCGCAACAGGAAGCAGCCTGGACTGACGTTGCTCCAACCTTGGTTTCTGGTACGCTGACAGGCCGTTCCGTTGCGATCGTGGCACTGCCAGGCACCAACACGGAACAGATTGTTGCTACCACTGAACGTCTTACCCAGGCAGGCGCAAGTGTGAACATGCAGGTGACCTTGAATAACGTCTGGACGGCAGCAGACCAAACCGCCTACCGCACAACATTCGCGTCCCAGTTGGCATCGTATATTGAAGGTGCAGAACAAGGTGCCGATGCGAACACGATGATGGCGGATGCTTTGCGTCAGCTCACAGTCAAGGGGACTGGTTTTGGCCAGAATGCCACCTTGCGTGACATCTTCACCGGGTCTGAAAGGCCAATGATGACAATCGCTGTAACAAACGAAGCCGAAGCGCAGGCCGTTGTTTTCATTGCTCCTGACACGGATCAGGCTGAGATCGATAAGAAAGCCGCAAAGAATTCTGAAGTTCAAGCACAGGCTACCTATGATGCTCAAACCTATGCTGAACTGGCTGCTCGTTTCGCTAAGCACATTCCAACCGTAGTTGCTGGAGTTGCCGATTCACCAGCGGATGTGGCACGAGTTGTCCGCGATGCTGGTAGTGCTTCTACTGTGGATAACCTGAATGAATCACTTGCAATTGGCACAGTGAACGTGGTGATGGCAGTTGCTGCAGAACTTAATGATTCTCTGGTTCACCTGGGGTTTGACGACGGCGCCGGTGCCCCCCTCTCACCTCGCGTCGAATCGGTTAAACCTGCCGATAATCCGCCAGCTGCAGGCGAAGCCCCTGCACAGGAGCAACCAGCAGCATGA